The Methanoplanus sp. FWC-SCC4 genome has a window encoding:
- a CDS encoding metal ABC transporter permease, with translation MLEFLIPNNIVCHAVEAMLFASIACSVLGVIITQLKISSIGFTMAHAAFAGAACGMFFGFNPGISAIAASILIALLIGPLSDRAKMPEDTILGVLFGMLMAVAVFFIAYMQYMGKGFNANSLLFGDVISLYREEIYALALISLAAVIFVIIFYKEISAIIFDKKIAEAAGIRVKPIYYALLFMIAFSVSLSLNIVGGLLLYVWLITPAAIAYQFMFDVKGLFIMAPIVASVISVSGAVAGLEYSLPVGPLTAVMFSVIFVIAVIFSRKRKISYRKI, from the coding sequence ATGCTTGAATTTTTAATTCCGAATAATATTGTATGTCATGCTGTCGAAGCAATGCTTTTTGCATCGATTGCATGCAGTGTCCTCGGCGTGATAATCACACAACTGAAAATTTCTTCGATCGGATTTACAATGGCCCATGCCGCTTTTGCCGGTGCTGCATGTGGTATGTTTTTTGGATTTAACCCGGGCATTTCTGCTATTGCTGCAAGCATACTTATCGCACTTTTAATAGGGCCCCTTTCGGACAGGGCAAAAATGCCTGAAGACACAATCCTTGGAGTTTTATTTGGAATGCTCATGGCTGTTGCGGTATTTTTTATCGCTTATATGCAGTATATGGGAAAAGGTTTTAATGCAAATTCACTTCTTTTCGGAGATGTAATCTCACTTTACCGGGAGGAAATCTATGCTCTTGCTTTGATATCTCTTGCAGCTGTTATTTTTGTAATAATTTTTTACAAAGAGATATCTGCGATTATTTTTGACAAAAAGATCGCAGAAGCAGCAGGAATCAGAGTGAAACCAATATATTATGCACTACTTTTTATGATTGCATTCTCAGTTTCATTAAGTCTGAATATTGTAGGCGGGCTTTTATTGTATGTCTGGCTGATTACTCCAGCAGCGATTGCATACCAGTTTATGTTTGACGTGAAAGGACTTTTCATAATGGCACCAATAGTGGCATCTGTAATAAGTGTCTCCGGTGCAGTCGCAGGACTTGAATATTCGCTTCCGGTGGGTCCTCTTACGGCAGTTATGTTCAGTGTTATTTTTGTGATTGCAGTAATATTTTCTCGGAAAAGAAAAATTTCATATAGAAAAATTTAA
- a CDS encoding metal ABC transporter ATP-binding protein: protein MYEHSNTQIELSGVYTAYMGAEYPVIRDLSLEINRGDFVIVGGPNGAGKTTLLETINGMLHITHGSVKIFGMDVSTKGIEIRKKTGYVIQSFAFDPLTPFTVKNVVMIGRYGLLGCFNKPREEDYKAVEESIKMLGLEDMADKPIGTLSGGQQQKVLIAQNLAKKPDILLLDEPFSNLDLCTREFVSDVLNDISSKGCTVIMVSHAFDALPDKDLRIVVMDDGSLKLNETCHGSKVENIIRNMSAVT from the coding sequence ATGTACGAACATTCCAATACCCAGATTGAACTTTCAGGAGTATATACCGCATACATGGGGGCCGAATATCCTGTTATAAGAGATCTGTCACTTGAGATCAACAGGGGTGATTTTGTAATTGTTGGAGGGCCCAATGGTGCAGGAAAGACAACCCTTCTTGAAACAATAAACGGAATGCTGCATATAACTCACGGGTCGGTAAAAATTTTTGGTATGGATGTCAGCACTAAGGGAATTGAAATCAGGAAAAAAACCGGATATGTCATTCAGAGTTTTGCATTTGATCCACTGACACCCTTTACCGTTAAAAACGTCGTTATGATAGGAAGATACGGACTTTTGGGCTGTTTTAATAAACCCCGTGAAGAAGATTACAAAGCGGTTGAAGAATCAATAAAAATGCTTGGTCTTGAGGATATGGCAGATAAACCCATAGGAACACTCAGCGGAGGGCAGCAGCAAAAAGTTTTAATTGCCCAGAACCTTGCAAAAAAACCTGATATTCTTCTCCTTGATGAACCTTTCAGCAACCTTGATCTATGCACAAGGGAGTTTGTATCAGATGTTCTTAATGACATTTCATCAAAAGGGTGCACTGTAATAATGGTGTCGCATGCATTTGATGCACTTCCGGACAAGGATTTAAGAATCGTTGTAATGGATGACGGTTCCTTAAAACTCAATGAAACCTGCCATGGTTCCAAAGTTGAAAACATAATAAGAAATATGTCGGCGGTTACCTGA
- a CDS encoding formylmethanofuran dehydrogenase subunit E family protein translates to MELSKEYSVEDLAKFHGHLGPNIVLGYLMGKYASEKLCNDPFSLKAIVSCPKKTPESCIIDGIQLGSGCTLGKGNIEIIESSSISCEFKTDSAVLKIKPRTLPKLPEKDEDYELKIEKYAEEIYGTDPSILFEIEKTE, encoded by the coding sequence ATGGAACTTTCAAAAGAATATTCAGTTGAAGATCTGGCAAAATTTCACGGTCACCTCGGGCCAAATATAGTTCTTGGATACCTGATGGGAAAATATGCCAGTGAAAAACTTTGCAATGATCCTTTCAGCCTTAAAGCAATAGTCTCCTGCCCAAAGAAAACACCGGAAAGCTGTATTATTGACGGAATCCAGCTTGGTTCAGGATGCACACTTGGAAAGGGAAATATTGAGATTATTGAAAGCTCATCAATTAGTTGTGAATTTAAAACAGATTCTGCTGTTCTTAAAATAAAACCTAGGACTCTTCCCAAACTTCCAGAAAAAGATGAAGATTACGAGTTAAAAATTGAAAAATATGCTGAAGAGATTTACGGTACTGATCCCTCAATATTATTTGAAATTGAAAAAACGGAATAA
- a CDS encoding GNAT family N-acetyltransferase codes for MDFKIIRTQRLTLIPATPDLFLFEQNHDVFPECIKEVTIPDNWPPEAMSEDVISLFLNLARENKLYTYYWISEEMSGKRILSGSGGFIDLENGEYELGYSVLEQFQNRGYATEAVKAMTEWFCGHDFKKRIIAKTGSENTPSIRVLEKNGFKQSDFDNENDLWVYLYKY; via the coding sequence ATGGATTTTAAAATTATCAGGACACAAAGACTGACATTAATTCCCGCAACTCCTGATTTGTTTTTATTTGAGCAAAACCATGACGTTTTTCCCGAATGCATAAAAGAAGTAACAATACCTGATAACTGGCCTCCTGAAGCTATGTCTGAAGATGTTATTTCATTATTTCTGAATCTTGCCAGAGAAAACAAACTATATACATATTACTGGATTTCTGAGGAAATGTCCGGGAAAAGGATCTTATCAGGCAGTGGAGGATTTATTGATTTGGAAAACGGAGAATATGAACTGGGATATTCAGTCCTCGAACAGTTTCAGAATCGAGGTTATGCAACAGAAGCGGTAAAGGCGATGACAGAGTGGTTTTGCGGGCATGATTTTAAAAAAAGGATCATTGCAAAAACCGGCAGCGAAAATACCCCTTCAATAAGAGTCCTTGAAAAAAACGGGTTTAAACAGAGTGATTTTGATAATGAAAATGATCTCTGGGTTTATCTTTATAAATACTGA
- a CDS encoding DUF2207 domain-containing protein — MDEKKQIALVFIITLLIGAAAVFTLGVIPKDAVGFDGDLVVDSYEVVWHEDGTLSEKYVYNVKSSEEFRMLYRVWAAPLFSADQDNLPEKPHVALTDIKISEGLTGYIKTNDGRVFLFGNQNSGIKSYVADKAYDNEAGIINTGYFKPGIYTVEYEYKISPPVEYDNEAVHLNLMFASSHIPYKSVKITLVSDSINEVFMHPPGYEIVKEAGKTVITGSSPEDERIEAEFLMDPGVINSIYGVKRQVDDVTGKTLSANSGYTFWISVAETLASVGKIMVILVPFFLVLLYLLVGREKSFTVPEYLSTIPNRKLTPWEVNLVFKGDAFESDENGFYATLLDLHRKKRISIKEKENEKGVLIKLIDQNGDNSYEQEVLNFIAVNSGEDNVLDTGYFEEVAKSASHSGADEKIATALRDRLNDLTSKTNESFSGSYAVNGKGYLIPFFFVAIFYLIAALGLFFFAPDAGGVIFVSVLLAVLMIIQISVAAVFPSTLFGHWKDDYYMEKLQWNSFRNFLSDLSQIKKYAPEDINMWGEWLVYGTALGVGDNVRKAMEELHVDLKDSGYYVPHYMWYMGFHTISTFTPPSQGGAGGGFGAGGGFGGGGAGGR, encoded by the coding sequence ATGGATGAAAAAAAACAGATTGCACTGGTTTTCATAATTACCCTGCTTATTGGAGCAGCCGCAGTCTTTACTTTGGGAGTGATTCCAAAAGATGCCGTTGGATTTGACGGCGATCTCGTTGTTGATTCATATGAGGTTGTCTGGCATGAGGACGGCACGCTTTCTGAAAAATATGTCTACAATGTAAAGTCATCTGAAGAATTCAGAATGCTTTACCGCGTATGGGCAGCACCATTATTTTCAGCCGATCAAGATAACCTTCCTGAAAAGCCCCATGTCGCCCTGACAGACATTAAGATTTCTGAGGGTCTTACAGGTTACATAAAAACAAATGATGGCAGGGTATTCCTTTTTGGAAATCAGAACTCAGGAATAAAATCATACGTTGCTGACAAGGCATACGATAACGAAGCCGGCATAATAAACACCGGATACTTCAAACCGGGGATATATACTGTTGAATACGAATACAAAATATCCCCTCCGGTAGAATATGATAACGAAGCTGTGCATCTAAACCTGATGTTTGCAAGCAGCCACATCCCTTACAAATCCGTAAAAATCACGCTTGTATCAGACAGCATAAATGAAGTATTCATGCATCCTCCCGGATACGAAATAGTAAAAGAAGCCGGTAAAACTGTTATCACCGGAAGTTCTCCTGAGGATGAGAGAATTGAAGCGGAATTTTTAATGGATCCCGGAGTTATCAACAGCATTTATGGTGTAAAAAGACAGGTTGACGATGTTACAGGAAAAACCCTGTCTGCAAACAGCGGATATACCTTCTGGATTTCAGTCGCCGAAACGCTTGCATCCGTCGGAAAGATTATGGTAATTCTTGTTCCGTTTTTCCTTGTTTTATTGTATCTTTTAGTCGGACGTGAAAAGAGTTTCACAGTTCCGGAATACCTGAGCACAATTCCAAACAGGAAACTAACACCCTGGGAAGTTAACCTGGTCTTTAAAGGAGACGCGTTTGAATCCGATGAAAACGGTTTTTATGCAACCCTTCTTGATCTTCACAGGAAGAAAAGAATCTCAATTAAAGAGAAAGAAAACGAAAAAGGAGTTTTGATAAAACTAATTGATCAAAATGGCGACAACAGCTATGAGCAGGAAGTTTTGAATTTCATCGCTGTAAACTCCGGTGAAGACAATGTTCTCGATACCGGTTACTTTGAGGAAGTTGCCAAAAGTGCATCCCATTCCGGAGCTGATGAAAAGATTGCAACTGCCCTGAGGGATCGCTTAAATGATCTGACCAGTAAGACCAATGAGTCCTTCTCCGGAAGTTATGCGGTCAACGGAAAAGGTTACCTGATACCATTCTTCTTTGTGGCAATATTTTACCTGATTGCAGCTCTCGGGCTTTTCTTCTTTGCACCTGATGCAGGAGGAGTTATCTTTGTATCAGTTTTACTGGCTGTTTTGATGATTATTCAGATTTCTGTTGCGGCAGTCTTTCCGTCCACACTTTTCGGACACTGGAAAGATGATTATTACATGGAAAAACTGCAATGGAATTCTTTTAGGAATTTCCTCTCTGACTTAAGCCAGATCAAAAAATACGCTCCGGAGGATATCAACATGTGGGGCGAGTGGCTTGTATACGGAACGGCACTTGGTGTCGGAGACAATGTCCGAAAGGCAATGGAAGAACTTCATGTTGATTTGAAAGATTCCGGCTATTATGTTCCCCATTACATGTGGTATATGGGCTTTCATACAATCAGCACATTCACACCGCCTTCACAGGGCGGAGCCGGCGGCGGATTTGGTGCAGGCGGAGGATTCGGAGGCGGCGGTGCAGGCGGTCGCTGA
- a CDS encoding LemA family protein, giving the protein MIELIIAGILVLVVIGLIIWFIGIYNTYFRLKNSSEATLGQIKVAMKKRLDMIEQLLGSVKSYAEFEKSTLESVTKMRSSVGSAGAGDLNQIEAESRSVLGRLFAVMENYPDLKTSNTVQDLMNSIKDIEDEIARQRYTYNNISQQFNTMLETIPSNIVGNMIHMQKLEYLEFEDENLEKAPKISF; this is encoded by the coding sequence ATGATCGAATTAATTATCGCCGGAATACTTGTTCTGGTAGTTATAGGACTTATAATCTGGTTCATAGGTATTTACAACACTTATTTCAGGCTTAAAAACTCATCAGAGGCAACTCTGGGTCAGATTAAAGTCGCAATGAAAAAGCGTCTTGACATGATAGAGCAGCTTCTTGGATCTGTAAAGAGCTATGCTGAATTTGAAAAGAGCACTCTTGAATCTGTTACAAAGATGCGCAGCTCTGTTGGAAGTGCCGGTGCCGGTGACTTAAACCAGATTGAGGCTGAATCACGATCGGTTCTTGGAAGGCTGTTTGCCGTTATGGAAAACTATCCTGACCTTAAAACCTCAAACACGGTGCAGGATCTTATGAATTCCATAAAAGACATTGAAGATGAGATTGCACGTCAGCGTTATACATACAACAACATCTCCCAGCAGTTCAACACCATGCTTGAAACAATTCCGTCCAACATTGTCGGAAACATGATTCATATGCAGAAACTTGAATACCTGGAATTTGAAGACGAAAACCTCGAAAAAGCTCCAAAGATATCATTCTGA
- a CDS encoding ATP-dependent nuclease, producing the protein MKISRFNIKNFRKLKNCSIELSNDQTIFVGANNSGKTSAMDALLVFLKKDRRKKITTNDFTLSNWIKINNIGKDWINCSDPRDLDLSDNHWLELLPTVDVWLDVDESEIHYVSNLIPRLTWEGRLLCIRLRFEPKDIEKLYKEFKDSFENAKNTVTKAKEEGIINEEFYLWPDSLKDFLDKELHNHFEIKFYSLDPIKLADEDSRDELCSPIEIEPFEKLIKINIVDAQRGLFDANSSGSGERSLSKHISTYYDKHLNPSISPSYEDIEALSSIKDANNKFEININSSLKPAIMELEKLGYPGLSDPKISVKSDLNPIENLEHESAVQFYFGNDSFFCLPEKYNGLGYQNLLLIVLKLICFRDRWMRKGKYGLGDCSDDNVIQPLHLVLIEEPEAHLHAQVQQVFIKKAYEVLRNHDLLGNSKKFSTQMIVSTHSSHIAHEADFANLRYFRKKPASDEREIPYAEVKNLSEVFGKGNKTSKFVTRYLQSTHCELFFADALIIVEGAAERILLPQFIRQSYPKLDSRYITILEIGGAHAHRFKPLIEILGIHTLIITDIDSQNEYIDDKGDEKTGKVRPERNKNCTTNNDTLKKWIPQIEGLDKLIDLGEEEKKSKNNLVRVAFQCPIEISSFDNKEAIPYTFEDALVLTNAELFKGNKATGLLKKLILALSEQDLDEVCEKMFSSFKDGVKAKMALDVLYDFDIDYLNIPTYIGNGLKWLEYELYQNDCDYLDTEKISTEDKE; encoded by the coding sequence TTGAAAATTTCTCGTTTTAACATTAAAAATTTTAGAAAATTAAAAAATTGTAGCATTGAATTAAGCAATGACCAAACAATTTTTGTTGGAGCAAACAACAGTGGAAAGACTTCTGCTATGGATGCATTGTTAGTTTTTCTTAAAAAAGATCGAAGGAAAAAAATTACCACTAATGATTTTACACTATCAAATTGGATTAAAATAAATAATATTGGTAAGGATTGGATTAACTGTTCTGATCCAAGGGATTTGGATCTCAGTGACAATCACTGGTTGGAGTTACTTCCAACTGTTGATGTTTGGTTGGATGTTGATGAATCTGAAATTCACTATGTAAGTAACTTAATACCCAGACTAACTTGGGAAGGTAGATTATTATGTATTCGTCTAAGATTTGAACCAAAGGATATTGAAAAACTCTATAAAGAATTTAAAGACTCCTTTGAAAATGCGAAAAATACTGTAACTAAAGCAAAGGAAGAGGGTATAATAAATGAAGAATTTTATTTGTGGCCAGATTCCCTAAAGGATTTTCTCGACAAAGAATTGCATAACCATTTTGAAATAAAGTTTTACTCACTTGATCCAATTAAATTAGCAGATGAAGATAGCAGAGATGAATTATGTTCGCCCATTGAAATAGAACCATTTGAGAAATTAATTAAAATTAATATCGTTGATGCTCAAAGAGGATTATTTGATGCTAATTCAAGTGGAAGTGGTGAAAGAAGTCTTTCAAAGCATATATCAACATACTATGATAAACATCTAAATCCCTCCATATCTCCAAGTTATGAAGATATTGAGGCTTTATCATCAATTAAGGATGCAAATAATAAGTTTGAAATTAATATAAACTCCAGCCTTAAGCCTGCTATCATGGAACTTGAAAAATTAGGTTATCCTGGCTTAAGCGATCCTAAAATATCCGTTAAAAGTGATCTAAATCCAATAGAGAATTTAGAACATGAATCTGCCGTTCAATTTTACTTTGGAAATGATTCTTTTTTTTGTTTACCTGAAAAATACAATGGACTTGGATACCAGAATCTTTTGTTAATCGTATTAAAATTAATTTGTTTCAGAGACAGATGGATGCGCAAGGGGAAATATGGATTAGGAGATTGCAGCGATGACAACGTAATCCAACCTCTACATCTTGTTCTTATAGAGGAACCTGAAGCACATCTCCATGCGCAAGTTCAACAAGTTTTCATTAAAAAGGCATATGAGGTACTACGTAATCATGATCTGTTGGGTAATTCAAAAAAATTTTCCACTCAAATGATTGTTAGTACTCATTCAAGTCACATTGCTCACGAAGCTGATTTTGCCAATTTAAGGTATTTCCGGAAAAAACCAGCCTCAGATGAAAGAGAAATTCCATATGCAGAGGTTAAAAATTTATCTGAAGTATTTGGAAAAGGAAATAAAACCTCTAAATTTGTTACTCGCTACCTTCAATCAACTCATTGTGAGCTTTTTTTTGCTGATGCTTTAATTATTGTAGAAGGTGCAGCAGAGAGGATTCTTTTACCTCAATTTATTCGCCAAAGCTATCCTAAATTGGATTCGAGATATATTACTATATTAGAAATTGGAGGAGCTCATGCACACCGTTTTAAGCCCTTAATAGAGATTCTGGGAATTCATACTCTGATAATTACTGATATAGATTCACAAAATGAATATATAGATGATAAAGGAGATGAGAAAACAGGAAAAGTTAGACCTGAGCGTAATAAAAATTGCACTACTAATAATGATACCCTAAAAAAATGGATACCTCAGATTGAGGGATTAGATAAATTAATTGATTTAGGCGAAGAAGAAAAGAAATCAAAAAATAACTTAGTTAGAGTTGCCTTTCAATGTCCAATCGAAATTTCTTCTTTTGATAATAAGGAAGCTATACCTTATACATTCGAGGATGCTTTAGTTCTTACAAATGCTGAATTATTTAAAGGTAATAAAGCAACGGGTTTATTAAAAAAATTGATTCTAGCTCTTTCGGAACAAGATCTTGATGAGGTCTGTGAGAAAATGTTTAGTAGTTTTAAGGATGGGGTGAAAGCCAAAATGGCTTTGGATGTATTATATGACTTTGATATTGATTACCTTAATATTCCAACTTATATTGGCAATGGTTTGAAATGGCTTGAATATGAATTATATCAAAACGATTGTGACTATTTGGATACTGAAAAAATATCGACTGAGGATAAAGAATGA
- a CDS encoding UvrD-helicase domain-containing protein, whose amino-acid sequence MNSSTELSASADDEIYKCLDLKSPKSFFLFAGAGSGKTRTLVTILNKFRTEKGKELCLNGQKIAVITYTNAASDEIKRRLEFDSTFIVSTIHSFSWELIRPFQHDIREWIRKNTKTELKKLEEEQRRGRAGTKAFREREEQIKFKRNRLKNLDNISRFTYNPNGINNGKEALNHAEVIKITADFLSLFPLMQKILISSYPILLIDESQDTKKELIEAFFKIQENFPDKFSLGLFGDTMQRIYTDGKIDLGDNLPKDWAKPAIITNYRCPKRVITLINKIRSDVEEHEQKPVDNAEDGVVRLFIVDSNNIPDKDLIEKNISSLMAEYTSDSLWESLNSNVKILTLEHHMAARRGGFFEFFEPLYSQDKLKTGLLDGNLSGISFLTQQILPLVEAMRANNEFAVAKIMREYSELLDEENLKESETPIEQIKKTGESVDSLLKLWDSGQEPSLLEVLQLVGELNIFPIPENLIPVTYYSPDEDLGDDEEEPQDKDEIIDAWRAALKCPFNQLEFYTDYISDKSAFGTHQGVKGLEFPRVMVVIDDEEARGFMFSYEKLFGAKDLSDTDIRNINEGKESGIDRTRRLFYVTCSRAEKSLAIVAYTKNPEAVKNHVLSEEWFSEDEVIDMNLFLSE is encoded by the coding sequence ATGAATTCCTCAACAGAATTATCAGCAAGTGCTGATGATGAAATATATAAGTGCCTTGATTTAAAATCTCCAAAGAGTTTTTTTCTTTTTGCAGGTGCAGGTTCAGGAAAGACTCGAACTTTAGTAACTATTCTGAATAAATTTCGAACGGAAAAAGGCAAGGAGCTTTGTCTAAATGGTCAAAAAATAGCAGTAATAACATATACAAATGCTGCTAGTGATGAGATTAAAAGACGCCTTGAATTTGATTCTACTTTTATTGTTTCAACAATACATAGTTTTTCGTGGGAATTGATCCGACCATTTCAGCATGACATTAGAGAATGGATTAGAAAAAATACAAAGACTGAATTAAAAAAACTTGAAGAAGAACAAAGGAGAGGAAGAGCAGGAACAAAAGCATTTCGTGAACGTGAAGAACAAATAAAATTTAAAAGGAATCGGTTAAAGAATTTAGATAATATATCTAGATTTACTTATAACCCAAATGGGATCAATAATGGGAAAGAGGCTTTAAACCATGCCGAGGTCATTAAAATTACAGCTGATTTTCTATCTTTATTTCCATTAATGCAAAAAATTCTCATATCCAGTTATCCTATCCTCCTAATTGATGAAAGCCAAGATACAAAAAAGGAACTGATAGAGGCCTTTTTTAAAATCCAAGAGAATTTTCCAGATAAATTTTCCTTAGGTTTATTTGGCGATACAATGCAAAGAATTTACACCGACGGAAAAATTGATTTAGGTGATAATTTACCAAAGGATTGGGCAAAACCTGCTATAATAACAAATTATCGGTGTCCTAAAAGAGTAATTACTCTAATAAATAAAATTCGTTCTGATGTAGAGGAGCATGAACAGAAACCTGTGGATAATGCAGAGGATGGTGTTGTTCGTCTTTTTATTGTTGATTCAAATAATATCCCCGATAAAGATCTAATTGAAAAAAATATATCTTCTCTAATGGCTGAATATACATCTGATTCTCTATGGGAATCATTAAATTCAAATGTAAAAATTCTCACTTTAGAACATCATATGGCAGCCCGGAGAGGAGGTTTCTTTGAATTTTTTGAACCACTTTATAGCCAAGACAAGCTAAAAACTGGATTATTGGATGGTAATCTATCGGGGATATCTTTTCTTACTCAGCAAATTCTTCCTTTAGTTGAAGCAATGAGAGCGAATAATGAATTTGCTGTAGCAAAAATAATGAGAGAATATTCTGAACTCTTAGATGAAGAAAATCTTAAGGAATCTGAAACTCCAATTGAACAGATTAAAAAGACAGGTGAATCTGTAGATTCCCTTTTAAAATTATGGGATTCTGGCCAAGAGCCCTCTTTACTTGAAGTTCTTCAGCTTGTAGGTGAATTAAATATCTTCCCTATTCCTGAAAATTTAATTCCAGTTACCTACTACTCACCAGATGAAGATTTAGGAGATGATGAAGAAGAACCACAGGATAAAGACGAAATAATTGATGCCTGGAGAGCAGCCCTCAAATGCCCGTTTAATCAACTTGAGTTTTACACGGATTACATCTCAGATAAATCTGCATTTGGTACTCATCAAGGAGTAAAGGGTCTTGAATTTCCACGGGTTATGGTTGTTATTGACGATGAAGAAGCGAGAGGCTTCATGTTCAGTTATGAAAAATTATTTGGAGCAAAGGATCTTTCAGATACGGATATTAGAAATATAAATGAAGGAAAGGAGAGCGGAATTGATAGAACCAGACGGTTATTTTATGTAACATGCAGCCGTGCTGAAAAGAGTCTTGCAATAGTGGCATATACGAAGAATCCTGAAGCTGTAAAAAATCATGTCCTCTCTGAGGAATGGTTTAGTGAAGATGAAGTTATTGACATGAATCTATTTTTATCTGAATAA